One genomic segment of Paenibacillus durus includes these proteins:
- a CDS encoding sugar ABC transporter substrate-binding protein, with product MKTKRKLIRSLCVMLCVAGVLAWTASCSSGSVSPEAGEARKAGDAGSPGTQSSVSGTASQDAKAAAGTLGKKSKVTIGVILLDQRDRFLTYLAQNMRREAEAEPGTSLEIKYSGDDAKLQAEQVEELLTAGVNAIVFIPVNAEQSVKLTKRIQDAGIPAIILSRAYEGVEGATAYVGSERPPSAESPPDAAGILEMDEIAKLLGGKGNIALIDGGKDEKRAEDIKSVLTQHPGLNLVFEGSAAHDRYQALLLMSDWLTTGKSIDAVVATNDEMAIGAILAARLQGKEKGMRFAGVDGTMQALELMKMGKIDVTVFQDAAGQGKQAIKVAVKAAQGLSFTKNTYVPYELVTANQADQYIAKWNQ from the coding sequence ATGAAAACAAAAAGAAAGCTTATCCGTTCCCTGTGTGTGATGCTGTGCGTAGCGGGAGTATTGGCGTGGACGGCGTCATGCTCATCCGGCAGCGTCTCGCCGGAAGCGGGGGAAGCGCGAAAAGCTGGCGATGCCGGCTCACCCGGAACGCAAAGCAGCGTGAGCGGAACAGCCTCGCAGGATGCAAAAGCGGCGGCCGGGACCCTGGGGAAGAAAAGCAAGGTGACTATTGGCGTCATTTTGCTTGATCAGAGAGACCGGTTTCTCACTTATCTCGCGCAGAACATGAGGCGGGAAGCCGAGGCCGAACCGGGAACGTCGCTCGAAATCAAATATTCCGGCGATGATGCGAAACTCCAGGCCGAACAAGTGGAGGAACTACTTACGGCAGGGGTAAACGCCATCGTGTTTATTCCGGTGAACGCGGAGCAATCGGTAAAGCTGACGAAAAGGATCCAAGACGCCGGGATACCGGCAATTATCCTGTCCCGCGCCTATGAAGGTGTGGAAGGGGCGACGGCATATGTCGGCTCCGAGCGGCCGCCTTCCGCCGAATCGCCGCCGGATGCCGCCGGTATTCTGGAAATGGACGAAATCGCCAAATTGCTGGGGGGAAAGGGGAATATTGCGCTCATAGACGGCGGCAAAGATGAGAAGCGAGCGGAAGATATTAAAAGTGTCTTAACCCAGCATCCGGGATTGAATTTGGTGTTCGAAGGAAGCGCCGCACATGACCGGTATCAAGCGCTGCTGCTCATGTCGGATTGGCTGACTACCGGCAAATCAATCGACGCTGTCGTGGCCACTAATGATGAAATGGCGATCGGAGCCATTCTGGCCGCGCGGTTACAGGGCAAAGAGAAGGGAATGCGATTTGCTGGAGTCGACGGAACGATGCAGGCTCTGGAGCTGATGAAGATGGGCAAGATTGATGTCACCGTCTTTCAGGATGCGGCTGGACAGGGAAAGCAGGCGATAAAAGTCGCGGTTAAAGCCGCACAAGGCTTAAGCTTTACCAAAAATACATATGTCCCATACGAGCTGGTCACCGCGAATCAAGCGGATCAGTACATAGCAAAATGGAATCAATGA
- a CDS encoding S8 family peptidase, with protein sequence MDRQIWPQQYAAKLHRSLKQKIGQSYAPGANAKPADIRVIIQLKHKITPARLHSLKKHAGRHALPVLRQLSLVNSVSSKISVDCLKRMCRCSAVQKIYMDGIKTTSLSIATPSIGSTAVQRAKGLTGKGINIAVLDTGVFPHPDLTRPANRIVAFKDFINRRQRPYDDNGHGTHVAGDAAGNGWSSSGKYKGPAPEAGIVGVKVLGRNGIGYDSTIIKGIEWCIAHRKRLKLRILSLSLGGPINSSYKDDPLCQAVEQAVKAGLTVVIAAGNGGPRYGTIESPGNSPSAITVGAVDDRRTLTQADDRIAWFSSRGPARFGGRKPDLAAPGETIISLRSPRSKLDREFPSQRIGRSYFVLSGTSMSTPIISGAAAQLLQSNPALSPSQVKTILKKNTFRLKLNTNTAGSGEINVRFLQRRRRSR encoded by the coding sequence ATGGACAGACAGATTTGGCCGCAGCAATATGCTGCGAAGCTCCATCGTTCTTTAAAACAAAAGATTGGGCAATCTTATGCGCCCGGCGCTAACGCTAAACCCGCAGACATTCGGGTCATTATCCAACTGAAGCATAAAATAACCCCGGCCCGGCTGCATTCCCTGAAGAAGCACGCTGGCCGACACGCGCTCCCGGTCTTACGGCAGCTTTCGCTGGTCAATTCGGTATCGTCCAAGATTTCAGTGGACTGTCTGAAGCGGATGTGCCGATGCAGCGCAGTCCAAAAAATATATATGGACGGAATCAAAACAACGTCGCTCTCTATAGCGACGCCTTCCATCGGTTCTACTGCTGTTCAAAGAGCGAAAGGTCTTACTGGAAAAGGGATTAACATCGCTGTTCTCGACACCGGGGTCTTTCCGCACCCGGACCTGACCCGGCCCGCCAACCGGATTGTCGCCTTTAAGGACTTCATCAACCGCAGACAGCGGCCTTACGACGATAACGGTCACGGGACCCATGTCGCCGGAGATGCGGCGGGAAACGGCTGGTCAAGCAGCGGAAAATATAAGGGGCCGGCGCCGGAAGCGGGCATCGTGGGTGTCAAAGTACTGGGCCGGAATGGCATCGGGTACGACTCCACGATTATTAAGGGAATTGAGTGGTGCATCGCCCACCGGAAGCGGCTGAAGCTGCGCATTCTATCCCTGTCACTTGGAGGTCCGATAAATTCTTCATATAAGGACGATCCTCTCTGCCAAGCCGTGGAGCAGGCGGTCAAGGCCGGACTGACCGTCGTGATTGCAGCCGGAAACGGCGGTCCCAGGTACGGTACGATTGAATCCCCAGGAAACAGCCCTTCGGCCATTACGGTTGGAGCGGTGGACGACCGCCGCACCCTAACGCAAGCCGATGACCGCATTGCCTGGTTCTCCAGCCGGGGACCGGCACGCTTCGGAGGGCGCAAGCCAGACCTTGCCGCACCGGGCGAGACGATTATTTCGCTGCGGTCTCCCCGCTCCAAGCTGGACCGCGAGTTTCCTTCTCAGAGAATCGGCCGCAGCTATTTCGTATTGTCCGGCACCAGCATGTCTACGCCCATCATCTCCGGCGCGGCCGCCCAATTACTGCAGAGCAATCCCGCTCTATCTCCATCACAGGTTAAAACGATACTGAAAAAGAATACCTTCCGCCTCAAATTAAACACCAACACTGCCGGAAGCGGTGAGATTAATGTGAGGTTTTTGCAGCGTCGGCGGCGTTCCCGTTAA
- a CDS encoding SDR family NAD(P)-dependent oxidoreductase, with protein sequence MLTNKKLIITGAASGIGKEIVKLGLREGASVIACDINSRLLEELKQQADACQNLHTYQVDVSDYDQVRDFFAYIEQEHPDADSLVNNAGIYLAQSILDYQEDEIARVMDINIKGAVYFSKLFGRRMLRNQQKGTIVNMSSVSGMEGSSDAIYGLTKAALLGLTKSCAMNFSPYIRVNAVAPTMVDTSMMETIPEWRKKEYLSHQLIPAPVLPEDVAETVVFLLSDKSKHYTGATFDINNGGYLR encoded by the coding sequence ATGCTGACGAATAAAAAATTGATCATAACCGGCGCAGCTTCCGGGATCGGAAAAGAAATCGTGAAGCTCGGTTTGCGTGAAGGCGCTTCGGTGATCGCATGTGACATTAACAGCCGGTTGCTCGAAGAGCTGAAGCAGCAGGCGGATGCTTGTCAGAATCTGCACACCTATCAAGTGGATGTAAGCGACTATGATCAGGTTCGCGATTTTTTTGCCTATATTGAACAGGAGCACCCGGATGCGGACAGCTTGGTGAATAACGCGGGGATTTATTTGGCGCAAAGCATACTGGATTATCAAGAGGACGAAATCGCTAGAGTCATGGATATTAACATCAAGGGAGCCGTCTATTTCTCGAAGCTGTTCGGCAGGCGGATGCTTCGCAATCAGCAAAAGGGAACGATCGTCAATATGTCCTCCGTGTCGGGTATGGAGGGAAGCTCGGATGCGATTTATGGATTGACCAAGGCGGCCTTACTCGGGTTAACGAAGAGCTGCGCCATGAATTTTTCGCCATACATACGCGTTAACGCTGTCGCGCCCACGATGGTCGACACTTCAATGATGGAGACCATTCCCGAATGGAGAAAAAAGGAGTATCTGAGTCACCAACTGATTCCTGCGCCGGTATTGCCGGAGGATGTGGCTGAGACTGTCGTGTTTTTGTTATCCGATAAATCCAAGCATTACACGGGCGCAACCTTTGATATTAACAACGGAGGCTATTTAAGATAA
- a CDS encoding glycosyltransferase family 4 protein, which produces MRIAFFTDTFYPQINGVSNTLMYLSQYLTRCGIEHMFFAPDYETDEPEASGVPVVRFKGFAPHIYPDCRLAFPPSPKVLEQLSDFGPDVVHIVTELGIGWSGLRAARALNIPIIMSYHTSFDKYLQFYHMQYLNKALWAYMRWFHSFALVNLAPSRSTLQDLTRHGIQNLALWPRGIDLERFNPGNYSSELREKLGGTEEVVFLYVGRIAAEKGLPTLADSITQVNQRYGERVKWVFTGEGPYLQELIAKRIPNSIFTGSRRGEELAAIYASADVFVFPSGTETFGNVLLEAMASGLPVICTDSGGVTDFTENHKNALVCKYGSVPELTKAIVKMLNPHNRQILSEKALETAKSRSWDTVFEGLMLQYHYTAHPEIYTGRKVIG; this is translated from the coding sequence TTGAGGATAGCCTTCTTCACCGATACGTTTTACCCGCAAATCAATGGTGTGTCCAATACGTTGATGTATTTGAGCCAATATTTGACCCGATGCGGTATTGAACATATGTTCTTCGCCCCTGATTATGAGACCGATGAGCCTGAAGCAAGCGGGGTCCCTGTCGTACGGTTCAAAGGATTTGCACCTCATATCTATCCGGACTGCCGCCTCGCTTTCCCTCCATCTCCCAAAGTTCTTGAGCAGCTCTCGGACTTTGGGCCCGATGTTGTCCATATCGTTACGGAACTCGGCATCGGCTGGAGCGGCTTGCGGGCCGCAAGAGCGCTGAATATACCGATCATCATGTCCTACCATACGAGCTTCGACAAGTACCTTCAATTTTACCATATGCAGTATTTAAACAAAGCTTTATGGGCATACATGCGCTGGTTTCACAGCTTCGCGCTCGTCAACCTCGCCCCTTCCCGAAGTACGCTGCAAGATTTGACGCGGCACGGCATCCAAAATTTGGCCCTTTGGCCACGGGGAATCGATCTTGAGCGGTTTAATCCCGGGAATTACTCCTCCGAACTTAGGGAAAAGCTGGGCGGAACAGAGGAAGTGGTATTTCTCTACGTCGGCCGCATCGCGGCGGAGAAAGGGCTGCCGACGCTGGCCGACAGCATCACGCAAGTTAATCAGCGATACGGAGAGCGGGTAAAATGGGTCTTCACCGGGGAGGGACCTTATTTGCAGGAGCTGATCGCCAAAAGGATTCCGAACTCCATTTTTACGGGGAGCCGCCGGGGCGAAGAACTGGCTGCAATCTATGCAAGCGCAGATGTCTTCGTATTTCCTTCCGGCACCGAGACGTTCGGCAACGTGCTGCTTGAGGCGATGGCGAGCGGACTGCCTGTTATCTGTACCGATTCCGGAGGCGTGACCGATTTTACGGAGAACCACAAAAACGCGCTTGTATGCAAGTACGGCAGCGTGCCGGAGCTAACCAAGGCAATCGTCAAAATGCTCAATCCGCATAATCGGCAGATTCTGAGTGAGAAAGCGCTGGAAACGGCAAAATCCCGAAGCTGGGACACCGTGTTTGAGGGTCTTATGCTGCAATATCATTACACCGCCCACCCGGAAATCTACACCGGACGAAAGGTCATCGGTTGA
- a CDS encoding flavin-containing monooxygenase, giving the protein MSLEALNERVKTDLSYLAFGGAAWVQPKNHSEGHVYDVVIIGGGQSGLAAAFGLLRERISNILVIDENREGLEGPWETYARMVTLRTPKHLTSVDLGIPSLTFRSWWEAQFGPQGWEEVDKIPRGDWMNYLRWYRQVLGLPVINEVKLKLIEPAEDGIHRLHIDGAGAPSERLLARKVVLATGIQGGGEWHVPSFIADNLPGHLYAHTSEMIDFEALKGKKIGILGGGASAFDNANFALSQGVAEAHVFVRREKLPSVNPIRQMESSGMIERFHVLTDAEKYAAISHFFKYNQPPTNDTFERAAAWPGFELHLGAPWLDVEREGEGVTVTTPQGRFTFDFLIVSTGLLSDPGLRPELRLIESHIARWGDVYEAPAEVASPLLDAHPYLSPGFALTSRDAEGEYLLHGLFVFNYSALASCGLSASAISGTKNAVPKLVSRVADQLFLDDRDAILKSFFDYNEAEFVSEWSKPAASDELEPKI; this is encoded by the coding sequence ATGAGCCTGGAAGCTTTGAATGAACGAGTGAAAACCGATCTTTCCTACCTTGCCTTTGGAGGCGCGGCTTGGGTACAGCCGAAGAATCATTCCGAAGGGCATGTCTATGACGTCGTAATTATCGGGGGAGGTCAAAGCGGCTTGGCTGCGGCTTTCGGCCTGCTGCGTGAACGGATATCGAATATTCTTGTTATTGATGAGAACCGTGAGGGTCTGGAAGGGCCGTGGGAAACTTATGCGCGAATGGTGACGCTGCGCACGCCCAAGCATCTGACTTCCGTCGACCTCGGAATACCTTCTCTGACCTTCCGCTCCTGGTGGGAAGCGCAGTTCGGACCGCAGGGCTGGGAAGAGGTCGATAAAATTCCGCGGGGCGACTGGATGAATTATTTACGCTGGTACCGGCAGGTTCTCGGACTTCCGGTCATTAATGAGGTCAAGCTGAAGCTGATCGAGCCTGCCGAGGACGGGATTCATCGCTTGCATATTGATGGAGCGGGAGCGCCTTCGGAACGATTATTGGCGCGAAAAGTCGTTCTGGCCACAGGCATTCAAGGGGGCGGCGAGTGGCATGTGCCTTCATTCATTGCCGATAATTTGCCGGGGCATCTGTATGCCCACACCTCAGAGATGATTGATTTTGAAGCGCTGAAAGGCAAAAAAATCGGGATTTTGGGCGGCGGAGCGTCGGCCTTTGACAATGCCAATTTCGCCTTGTCCCAAGGCGTGGCCGAAGCTCATGTCTTTGTACGCCGGGAGAAGCTGCCGAGCGTCAATCCGATCCGCCAGATGGAATCGTCGGGGATGATTGAGCGCTTCCACGTTCTGACGGATGCCGAGAAATATGCGGCGATTTCCCATTTCTTTAAGTACAATCAGCCGCCGACCAACGATACCTTTGAACGGGCGGCTGCATGGCCCGGATTTGAGCTGCATCTTGGCGCACCATGGCTTGATGTGGAGAGAGAGGGCGAAGGAGTGACGGTGACCACGCCTCAAGGCAGATTCACCTTTGATTTCCTGATCGTCAGTACGGGTCTGCTCAGCGATCCCGGCTTGCGTCCGGAGCTCCGGCTGATCGAGAGCCATATTGCCCGCTGGGGAGATGTCTACGAGGCTCCGGCAGAGGTAGCCAGTCCGCTGCTTGATGCGCACCCTTACCTCAGTCCCGGGTTTGCGCTCACCAGCCGCGACGCGGAGGGAGAGTATCTCCTGCATGGACTGTTCGTCTTTAACTACTCGGCGCTTGCGAGCTGCGGACTTTCGGCTTCCGCTATCTCGGGCACGAAGAACGCGGTGCCGAAGCTTGTCTCCAGAGTCGCGGACCAATTATTCCTGGACGACCGCGACGCGATTCTGAAATCCTTCTTTGATTATAATGAGGCCGAATTTGTCAGCGAATGGTCGAAACCAGCGGCGAGCGATGAGCTTGAACCCAAAATATAA
- a CDS encoding TIGR00266 family protein — translation MGAHEIDYVIMGEEMQCVEVQLDPGESVIAEAGSFMMMDPEIRMETIFGDGSNSGQGGGGLMGKLMGAGKRVLTGESLFMTVFTHGGGYGRKSVTFAAPYPGKIIPLDLLQYGGKIVCQKDAFLCAAKGVSVGIEFQRKLGAGFFGGEGFIMQKLEGDGLAFVHSGGYVMEKTLQPGEVIRLDTGCLVAMTSSVDYDIEMVKGIKTALFGGEGLFFATLRGPGKIWVQSLPFNRMADRILSAARGTGRREEGSILGGLGNLLDGR, via the coding sequence ATGGGAGCGCATGAAATTGATTATGTGATTATGGGCGAAGAAATGCAGTGTGTGGAGGTTCAGCTTGATCCCGGCGAGAGTGTAATTGCGGAAGCGGGCAGCTTCATGATGATGGACCCGGAAATCCGTATGGAGACCATTTTCGGCGACGGGAGCAACTCGGGTCAGGGCGGCGGCGGTCTGATGGGCAAGCTGATGGGCGCGGGAAAAAGAGTGCTGACCGGCGAAAGCCTGTTCATGACCGTATTCACGCATGGCGGCGGTTACGGCCGGAAGTCTGTAACGTTTGCCGCTCCGTATCCGGGAAAGATCATTCCCCTTGACCTACTTCAGTACGGCGGAAAAATTGTCTGTCAAAAGGACGCTTTTCTCTGCGCGGCGAAAGGCGTATCCGTAGGGATTGAATTTCAGCGCAAGCTGGGCGCCGGATTCTTTGGCGGCGAAGGATTTATTATGCAGAAGCTGGAGGGCGACGGTTTAGCCTTTGTCCATTCCGGCGGATATGTCATGGAGAAGACGCTGCAGCCCGGAGAAGTCATTCGCCTCGATACCGGTTGTCTAGTCGCCATGACTTCATCGGTGGACTATGATATCGAGATGGTCAAAGGCATCAAAACCGCCCTGTTCGGAGGGGAAGGCCTATTCTTCGCCACGCTGCGGGGACCGGGCAAGATCTGGGTTCAGTCGCTGCCGTTCAACCGGATGGCCGACCGTATTCTGTCCGCAGCCCGCGGCACAGGACGCAGGGAAGAGGGCAGCATTCTCGGCGGACTGGGCAATCTGCTGGACGGCAGATAA
- a CDS encoding HAMP domain-containing methyl-accepting chemotaxis protein, translated as MRLSIAHKLLAGFLTVAIISGCAGVSYILSMRKVQSTVDRVLEQHVMLKGMADNLKFYAISQNSSLQSYLLNQDTFYHTNLQTDNRQTEKLLNEMSPMLLDQPESRKMVDLMKNMNRYYSEKAEGLFGLPQESLEGAFLEAKTDLMLMGDAIVHYAQQLSDEQTREMLAVKTEMEKTNADAIRLTMAIGIAVFVLAVGIGLYMARMISRPIRLLSAAARSISEGNLGGDPLVLKQKDELAMLAEAFNRMQDNLRVIVTEINESTGHLINISGEVAAGTEETSRAAEHMASVMAELASTSSSRVEATKNGQEAVMAVDADIRSIDRNSRTAMNVATQAQEMAVSGEKGLAEAVRQMNTIRQRMDAIERTMSSLEKRSGEIEEMNNVISSIGMQTNLLSLNAAIEAARAGEHGRGFAVVTTEIRKLANETNASADKVKALVQAIQSDTRQVGLSVKEMNDEVAQGVQTTSSVSELFDQIKRLTDSTTSEIQEVTEALHHLSGHSEKIVNTMDRISEMTQTLAESTESVGAATEQQLACMEQNSAHTSTLHEMSAKLRQTVLHFKL; from the coding sequence GTGCGTCTATCAATTGCACATAAATTATTGGCCGGATTTTTGACGGTTGCCATCATTTCCGGGTGTGCGGGTGTGAGCTACATTTTATCGATGCGGAAGGTGCAGAGTACCGTAGATAGGGTTCTTGAGCAACATGTAATGCTGAAAGGCATGGCGGATAATCTGAAGTTCTACGCTATATCGCAGAACAGCAGCCTGCAATCGTATTTGCTCAATCAGGATACGTTCTATCATACGAATCTGCAGACGGATAACCGTCAGACGGAGAAGCTCCTGAACGAAATGTCTCCTATGCTGTTGGACCAGCCGGAGAGCCGGAAAATGGTTGATCTGATGAAGAATATGAACCGCTATTACAGCGAGAAGGCCGAAGGTCTGTTCGGGCTGCCGCAGGAGTCTTTGGAAGGCGCCTTTTTGGAGGCCAAGACTGACCTTATGCTGATGGGTGACGCCATTGTCCATTATGCCCAGCAGCTCTCCGATGAGCAAACTCGGGAAATGTTGGCGGTCAAGACGGAAATGGAGAAGACAAACGCGGATGCCATCCGTCTAACCATGGCGATCGGCATTGCCGTCTTTGTTCTTGCGGTCGGAATCGGGTTGTACATGGCCCGGATGATATCCCGGCCGATCCGGCTGCTGTCTGCTGCGGCGCGATCCATTTCCGAAGGGAACTTGGGCGGAGATCCTCTAGTCTTGAAGCAGAAAGATGAATTGGCGATGCTGGCGGAAGCATTCAACCGGATGCAGGACAACCTGAGGGTTATTGTGACGGAAATCAACGAAAGCACCGGGCATCTTATCAATATTTCCGGGGAGGTCGCAGCAGGTACGGAAGAAACGAGCCGGGCGGCGGAACATATGGCTTCCGTAATGGCCGAGCTGGCTTCGACCAGCAGCAGCCGGGTGGAGGCGACGAAGAACGGGCAGGAGGCAGTAATGGCCGTTGATGCCGACATCCGCAGCATCGACCGGAACAGCCGGACAGCGATGAATGTGGCCACGCAAGCGCAGGAAATGGCCGTATCGGGTGAAAAAGGGCTGGCCGAAGCGGTTCGTCAGATGAATACGATCCGGCAGCGGATGGATGCGATTGAGCGGACGATGTCATCCCTGGAGAAGCGTTCTGGCGAAATCGAAGAGATGAACAACGTCATTTCTTCGATCGGGATGCAGACCAATCTCCTGTCGTTAAATGCGGCGATTGAAGCCGCCCGGGCCGGCGAGCATGGAAGGGGATTCGCGGTTGTGACCACGGAAATCCGCAAGCTTGCCAATGAAACCAACGCTTCGGCGGATAAGGTTAAAGCGCTGGTTCAGGCGATCCAGAGCGATACGCGGCAGGTTGGACTATCGGTCAAGGAAATGAATGACGAGGTGGCTCAAGGCGTGCAGACCACAAGCTCCGTAAGCGAATTGTTCGATCAGATCAAGAGACTGACGGACAGCACAACGAGCGAAATTCAGGAGGTGACCGAAGCGCTGCATCATCTTTCCGGACATTCCGAGAAGATTGTCAATACGATGGACCGGATATCGGAGATGACGCAGACGTTGGCAGAAAGTACGGAAAGTGTGGGCGCCGCCACCGAGCAGCAGCTGGCTTGCATGGAGCAGAATTCGGCGCATACATCTACGCTGCATGAAATGTCGGCCAAGCTCCGTCAGACGGTGCTGCACTTTAAACTCTAG
- a CDS encoding MerR family transcriptional regulator: MYSISEVSKLTGITAYTLRFYEKIGILPNPSRKDGKENGRRRYDDGDIRFIRFIHGLKQTGMKLEDIASFAKDGCLLDLDGREIPDIRDSLHMRMDILDRHIDWLERQMEHLEQVKTVALEKKAYYSAMLNDHSFFSK, translated from the coding sequence ATGTACTCAATCAGCGAAGTATCCAAATTAACGGGGATTACGGCGTATACCCTCCGTTTCTATGAAAAGATAGGCATACTGCCGAACCCTTCCCGTAAGGATGGAAAAGAGAATGGACGCCGGCGTTACGACGACGGGGACATCCGGTTTATCCGCTTCATCCACGGCTTAAAGCAAACGGGAATGAAGCTGGAGGATATCGCTTCTTTTGCCAAGGACGGCTGTTTATTGGACCTGGACGGCAGAGAAATACCTGACATCCGGGATTCTCTGCACATGCGAATGGACATCCTGGATAGGCATATTGACTGGCTGGAGCGGCAGATGGAGCATCTGGAGCAGGTCAAGACCGTCGCCCTGGAGAAAAAAGCGTACTATTCGGCTATGCTGAATGACCATTCATTTTTTTCAAAATAA
- a CDS encoding aromatic ring-hydroxylating oxygenase subunit alpha yields the protein MNIKANSPAEAAQTQLPRDCTFTENDWHVLSKYWYPVAIASEIADKPVAVKLLDVKLVCYRSKGKVVIARDLCFHRGAPLSMGWVENDEIVCPYHGFRYNCEGTCTAVPAHPSSKISPKLKLIMYPAVERYGLIWTCLSGAEEQIPDFPGWDDPDFINILPPSFDIAGSSGRQMEGFLDVSHFAYVHTDSFGDRNNPEVPQYKVRREGTELFADYWSTVSNYGKGQNVPVPEGFMWLRAFRVFPPFAASLTVHFPEDGKLMILNCASPVSARYTRLFCPISRNFDKDAPLQPTIDFNLQVFQEDRDMVEAQTPEDLPLDLTAEAHIPADRTSIAYRQLLTELGLGRHYTS from the coding sequence ATGAATATCAAAGCTAATTCCCCTGCTGAAGCCGCCCAAACGCAGCTTCCCCGTGACTGTACATTTACGGAAAATGACTGGCATGTTCTCTCCAAATACTGGTATCCGGTTGCCATCGCAAGCGAGATTGCGGACAAGCCGGTGGCTGTGAAGCTGCTGGACGTGAAGCTTGTCTGCTACCGTAGCAAGGGCAAAGTCGTTATTGCCCGCGACCTATGCTTCCACCGGGGAGCCCCTCTCAGCATGGGATGGGTTGAGAACGACGAGATCGTATGCCCTTATCACGGCTTTCGGTATAACTGCGAAGGAACATGTACCGCGGTTCCCGCACACCCGAGCAGCAAAATTTCACCCAAACTGAAGCTGATTATGTATCCCGCCGTTGAGCGGTACGGGTTGATCTGGACTTGTCTCTCGGGTGCCGAGGAACAAATTCCCGACTTCCCAGGCTGGGATGATCCGGATTTCATCAATATTTTGCCTCCGAGCTTTGACATCGCGGGTTCCTCCGGACGCCAAATGGAGGGCTTTCTCGACGTATCCCATTTCGCTTACGTGCATACGGACAGCTTCGGCGACCGCAATAATCCAGAGGTCCCGCAGTACAAGGTGAGACGCGAAGGCACTGAGTTATTTGCGGACTATTGGAGCACGGTCAGCAATTACGGAAAAGGCCAGAACGTCCCCGTTCCCGAAGGCTTTATGTGGCTGCGCGCGTTCCGCGTATTCCCGCCGTTCGCCGCGTCGCTTACCGTGCATTTTCCAGAAGACGGGAAGCTGATGATCTTGAACTGCGCTTCCCCGGTCTCGGCCCGCTACACCCGTCTGTTCTGCCCGATTTCACGCAATTTTGATAAAGACGCTCCGCTTCAGCCCACCATTGATTTTAACCTTCAGGTATTCCAGGAGGACCGCGACATGGTCGAGGCTCAGACACCGGAAGACCTCCCGCTTGATCTGACGGCGGAGGCCCACATTCCGGCTGACCGCACTTCCATCGCCTACCGGCAGCTGCTTACGGAGCTTGGACTCGGAAGACATTATACATCATAA
- a CDS encoding zinc-binding dehydrogenase, whose translation MFNSRVIVTAYGGPEVLKVVQEPLRMPDRDEVRVKVQSSGVALADIMRREGKFPNPPTPPFTPGYDAVGVIDELGEDVQQFRKGDKVAVFYNGTGGYAAYVYAKNDELVAVPSQVDSSLAVAAVLNYVTAYQMLHRIAKVSEGESVLIHGASGGTGTALLELGRLAKLKMYGTASLIKHSTVAGYGAEPIDYRNEDFVDFLGLHAPEGIDAVFDPIGGENYERSLRTLSRNGRFVSYGYTSVLQEQDSGNWEKEWSHLAATQTTEQGHPMHLYSITLLKKEQPDWFREDASAVLSLLEGGLIHPLVSHRIPLQEAAKAQELLERSLAVGKVVLIS comes from the coding sequence GTGTTCAACTCAAGAGTTATCGTAACGGCGTACGGCGGGCCGGAAGTGCTGAAAGTGGTTCAGGAGCCACTGCGGATGCCTGATCGGGATGAGGTTCGCGTCAAAGTTCAAAGCTCCGGCGTGGCGCTGGCGGATATCATGAGAAGGGAAGGCAAGTTTCCGAATCCGCCTACGCCGCCGTTTACGCCGGGATACGATGCGGTCGGTGTGATCGACGAACTCGGGGAGGATGTGCAGCAGTTTCGTAAAGGGGACAAAGTGGCGGTTTTCTATAACGGAACGGGGGGCTATGCGGCTTATGTGTATGCGAAGAATGACGAACTGGTCGCTGTTCCGTCGCAGGTGGATTCATCGCTCGCCGTTGCCGCTGTCTTAAACTATGTGACCGCCTATCAGATGCTTCACCGAATCGCCAAGGTATCTGAGGGAGAGAGTGTTCTGATCCACGGCGCAAGCGGCGGAACTGGAACGGCCCTGCTGGAACTGGGCAGATTGGCGAAGCTGAAAATGTATGGCACGGCTTCGCTGATAAAGCACTCCACTGTTGCCGGGTACGGCGCCGAACCGATCGATTACCGGAACGAAGATTTCGTTGATTTTCTGGGGCTTCATGCTCCTGAAGGAATTGACGCCGTATTCGATCCGATTGGAGGCGAGAACTACGAACGCTCGCTGCGGACTTTAAGCCGGAACGGCCGGTTTGTCAGCTATGGGTATACATCAGTGCTTCAGGAGCAGGACTCCGGAAATTGGGAGAAGGAATGGAGCCATCTAGCGGCAACCCAAACGACGGAGCAGGGCCATCCTATGCATCTTTACAGCATCACCCTTCTGAAAAAAGAACAGCCGGACTGGTTCCGGGAAGACGCAAGCGCCGTACTATCTCTGCTGGAGGGAGGCTTGATCCATCCGCTGGTATCGCACCGCATTCCGCTTCAAGAAGCGGCCAAGGCGCAGGAGCTGCTTGAACGGTCTTTGGCCGTCGGCAAAGTGGTGCTGATCAGCTAA